One genomic region from Portunus trituberculatus isolate SZX2019 chromosome 3, ASM1759143v1, whole genome shotgun sequence encodes:
- the LOC123510306 gene encoding cytochrome P450 18a1-like produces the protein MTVMHTLRWAGEALHQHLSLTLIFLIVILATRYFITQRRYKLPPGPWGFPVVGYLPFFDNDIFKTLLELKGRFGSIYRVSFGTQSVVVLADPDVIRDAFRKEEFHHRPTGTLFDIFDGYGLLNSTGVIWKDQRRFLHEKLRGLGMKTTGPGREKLEARIMSEVKCLLHCLASGNGKAIDVEEVLCNALTNVICILLMSVRFQPNNPHFTRFMELYDEGFKLFLKCNIACYIPACRYIPSVSHNIKKLIQNRGESCDMIKGIINHRRETFDPEVTADILDSYLLEERRAKEEGRVLYDGLDFDRQLTQVMTDMFSAGEETVKTVLMWSFVYLLRHPEVMKRVQEELDAVVGRLRMPSLDDQQHLPYTEATICEVLRRSSVVPLGTFHATNRTTELGGYTIPENTTVIPLLYACHMDPKQWDNPEAFDPMRFIDAEGGVKKPSQFMPFGIGRRICLGQVLARSELFLFFTSILHVFDVALPEGEPMPSMDGDMATTYSPKPFKVSFIQRDSPENVTSRPYVFRGAGL, from the exons ATGACGGTAATGCACACTCTGCGGTGGGCGGGCGAGGCGCTGCACCAACACCTCTCCCTGACGctcatcttcctcatcgtcATCCTCGCCACCAGATACTTCATCACACAGCGCCGGTACAAGCTGCCGCCGGGACCCTGGGGCTTCCCGGTGGTCGGCTATCTGCCCTTCTTCGACAATGATATCTTCAAGACCCTGCTGGAGCTCAAGGGACGCTTCGGCTCCATCTACCGTGTCAGCTTCGGAACTCAGAgcgtggtggtgctggcagaCCCAGACGTGATCCGCGACGCCTTCAGGAAGGAGGAGTTCCACCACAGACCCACCGGCACGCTCTTCGACATCTTCGACGGATATG GACTCCTCAACAGCACGGGGGTCATTTGGAAGGACCAGAGGCGATTCCTTCACGAGAAACTTCGAGGCCTTGGAATGAAGACAACAGGAccagggagagaaaaattagaagCGAGAATAATG AGTGAGGTTAAGTGTCTGCTTCACTGCCTGGCCTCGGGGAACGGCAAGGCAATAGACGTGGAGGAGGTGCTGTGCAATGCTCTCACCAACGTCATCTGCATCCTTCTCATGTCCGTGCGCTTTCAACCAAACAACCCTCACTTCACTCGCTTCATGGAGCTTTATGACGAGGGATTCAAGCTTTTCCTCAAGTGTAACATCGCCTGCTACATCCCAGCTTGCCGTTACATCCCTTCAGTGAGCCACAACATTAAGAAACTCATACAGAACAGAGGAGAGTCTTGCGATATGATTAAGGGGATTATCAACCATCGTCGTGAGACTTTCGATCCTGAAGTGACAGCGGATATCCTGGACAGCTATCTTCTTGAGGAGCGGCGTGCTAAAGAGGAAGGTCGTGTTCTCTATGACGGATTGGATTTTG ACCGCCAGCTGACACAAGTAATGACGGATATGTTCAGCGCAGGAGAAGAGACGGTGAAAACTGTCCTGATGTGGTCGTTTGTTTACCTCCTGCGTCACCCTGAGGTCATGAAAAGGGTGCAAGAGGAACTGGATGCTGTGGTCGGGAGGTTACGCATGCCCTCACTGGATGATCAACAACACCTGCCTTATACTGAAGCTACGATATGCGAGGTGCTTAGACGTTCCAGTGTGGTGCCTCTcggaaccttccacgccaccaaCAGGACTACGGAACTTGGAGGTTACACGATTCCTGAGAACACAACGGTCATCCCACTCCTCTACGCCTGCCACATGGACCCTAAGCAGTGGGACAACCCCGAGGCATTCGACCCAATGAGGTTTATTGACGCAGAAGGAGGTGTCAAGAAACCCTCACAGTTCATGCCCTTCGGTATCGGCAGGAGGATATGTCTAGGGCAAGTCCTGGCGAGAAGTGagctgtttctcttcttcacttccatccTGCATGTGTTTGATGTGGCGTTACCTGAGGGAGAGCCAATGCCTTCTATGGACGGAGACATGGCCACCACATATTCCCCCAAACCATTTAAG